The following are encoded together in the Variovorax sp. PBS-H4 genome:
- a CDS encoding prephenate dehydrogenase encodes MFDQLGLIGCGLMGGSFALALKRAKLVKRVVGYSKSPSTTERARQLGVIDVAAPSALLAVSGADLVLIAVPVGASEATFKAIRHGITEQILVMDVGSTKCDVIEAARRGLHDQFATFVPAHPIAGKEVAGVEHADAGLYTGRQVVLTPVKATLRSNVQRATQAWSGVGAKVVTMTPEAHDKAFAAVSHLPHLLAFAFTNAIMAQPEGQRFLELAGPGFRDFTRIAAGDPALWRDVLLANREQVLQQSAAFRAALSQLEALMSAGDSQALEEAIAAASAARAQWQPGAGVSPG; translated from the coding sequence ATGTTCGACCAGCTCGGCTTGATTGGCTGCGGCCTGATGGGGGGGTCCTTTGCCCTGGCGCTCAAGCGCGCCAAATTGGTGAAGCGCGTGGTCGGCTACAGCAAGTCGCCATCGACCACCGAGCGTGCTCGGCAGTTGGGGGTGATCGATGTCGCAGCGCCCTCCGCATTGCTCGCGGTCTCCGGCGCCGATCTGGTACTGATCGCGGTGCCGGTTGGCGCCTCAGAAGCCACCTTCAAGGCGATTCGCCACGGCATCACCGAGCAGATACTCGTGATGGACGTGGGCTCTACCAAGTGCGACGTGATCGAAGCCGCGCGACGCGGTCTGCACGATCAGTTCGCCACCTTCGTTCCTGCGCATCCGATCGCCGGCAAGGAGGTCGCCGGCGTCGAGCATGCCGATGCGGGCCTCTACACCGGCCGCCAAGTGGTCCTCACGCCGGTCAAGGCCACGCTGCGTTCAAACGTGCAGCGCGCGACGCAGGCTTGGTCCGGAGTCGGTGCCAAGGTCGTGACCATGACACCAGAGGCGCACGACAAGGCCTTCGCGGCCGTCAGCCACCTACCCCACCTGCTGGCATTTGCTTTTACCAACGCCATCATGGCGCAGCCCGAAGGACAGCGCTTCCTGGAGTTGGCCGGCCCGGGTTTTCGCGACTTCACGCGTATTGCAGCGGGCGACCCGGCGCTGTGGCGCGACGTCCTGCTGGCCAATCGCGAACAGGTACTGCAGCAGTCCGCCGCCTTTCGCGCGGCGCTGTCGCAGCTCGAGGCCCTGATGAGCGCGGGCGATTCGCAGGCACTCGAGGAGGCCATCGCTGCAGCGAGTGCCGCCCGTGCGCAGTGGCAGCCGGGCGCCGGCGTGTCGCCTGGCTGA
- a CDS encoding ComEA family DNA-binding protein has translation MLKKILAIMAMLFAAASWAAVDANKASDAELDAIRGVGPSLSKRIIDERKKGGDFKDWPDLMSRVKGVKEKAASKLSAEGLTVNGKGFGGTAPAAKVAKAESKREKAEPKP, from the coding sequence ATGCTGAAGAAGATTCTGGCCATCATGGCCATGCTGTTTGCCGCTGCCTCGTGGGCGGCCGTCGATGCCAACAAAGCCAGCGATGCCGAGCTCGATGCCATCCGGGGCGTCGGTCCTTCGCTCTCAAAGCGCATCATCGACGAGCGAAAGAAGGGTGGTGACTTTAAGGACTGGCCCGACCTCATGAGCCGGGTCAAGGGCGTCAAGGAAAAGGCTGCCTCCAAGCTATCGGCAGAGGGCCTGACGGTGAACGGCAAAGGCTTCGGCGGCACGGCGCCGGCAGCCAAGGTCGCGAAGGCCGAGTCCAAGAGGGAAAAGGCTGAACCGAAGCCCTGA
- a CDS encoding bifunctional 3-phosphoshikimate 1-carboxyvinyltransferase/cytidylate kinase, giving the protein MFTTPFLDLPPLVGAGGTVRLPGSKSISNRVLLLAALASGTTTVHDVLDSDDTRVMLAALAGLGCRIDRVGAALRIEGLDGRLRASGSKLFLGNAGTAMRPLTAALSLLGGEFELSGVPRMHERPIGDLVDALVQLGCRIDYLGNPGYPPLAVHPVPLDALQLAAPIRVRGDVSSQFLTALLLALPLATGTPVKLPASLGSLPTEATPQPGSRPASGRDITIEVVGELISKPYVEITLNLLSRFGIGVRREGWERFVIPAGSRYRSPGHIHVEADASSASYFIALGAIAEGEGIRIEGVGADSIQGDIRFTEAARQMGARVDSGPNWLTISRGAWPLRAIELDANHIPDAAMTLAVMALYADGPCLLRNIASWRVKETDRIDAMARELRKLGAVVEDGPDFLRVHPLREADWRAASIRTYDDHRVAMCFSLAAFNPRRLPVRILEPHCVAKTFPDYFETLFSVAEASDVPVICIDGPTASGKGTLAVAVAYQLGYHYLDSGTLYRVTGLAMRRSGLEADATHEARIAELALSLPLRFADGKVLLADEDVTDAIRTEAAGMDASRVSALPAVRHALLALQKSFRRLPGLVADGRDMGTVVFPDAALKVYLTASAAQRAERRHKQLISKGISTTLAGLRADLEARDLRDSSRSVAPLKPAPDARLLDNSTLSVEQSVEQVLAYWQEVQPFESS; this is encoded by the coding sequence ATGTTCACCACGCCCTTCCTCGACCTCCCACCGCTCGTCGGCGCTGGCGGAACCGTACGCCTGCCGGGCTCCAAAAGTATTTCCAACCGGGTGCTGCTGCTGGCGGCGCTCGCCAGCGGCACGACCACCGTGCACGACGTGCTGGACTCCGACGACACGCGGGTGATGCTCGCCGCCCTCGCTGGGCTTGGCTGCCGCATCGATCGCGTTGGCGCCGCGCTACGTATCGAGGGCCTCGACGGCCGGCTGCGCGCCTCAGGTTCCAAGCTCTTCCTCGGGAACGCCGGCACCGCGATGCGACCTTTGACAGCGGCGCTGTCGCTGCTCGGTGGCGAGTTCGAGCTCTCTGGCGTGCCGCGCATGCACGAGCGGCCGATCGGGGACCTCGTCGATGCCCTGGTGCAGCTCGGCTGCCGCATCGACTACCTCGGCAATCCCGGCTATCCCCCGCTGGCCGTCCATCCGGTGCCACTCGATGCACTTCAGCTCGCCGCGCCGATTCGCGTACGCGGCGATGTGTCGAGCCAGTTCCTGACTGCCTTGCTGCTGGCGCTGCCCTTGGCGACAGGGACGCCAGTCAAGCTCCCCGCTTCGCTTGGTTCGCTGCCTACCGAGGCAACTCCTCAGCCCGGGAGCCGCCCTGCGTCGGGGCGCGACATCACGATCGAGGTCGTCGGCGAGCTGATCTCCAAGCCTTATGTCGAGATCACCCTCAACCTGCTGTCCCGGTTCGGCATCGGAGTCCGGCGCGAAGGGTGGGAACGCTTCGTCATTCCGGCCGGCAGCCGGTACCGCTCGCCCGGGCACATCCACGTCGAAGCCGATGCCTCCTCGGCCAGCTACTTCATCGCGCTCGGCGCAATTGCCGAAGGCGAAGGCATCCGCATAGAAGGCGTGGGCGCTGATTCGATCCAGGGCGACATCCGCTTCACCGAGGCTGCACGGCAAATGGGCGCCCGGGTCGACAGCGGCCCCAATTGGCTGACGATCTCGCGCGGTGCATGGCCGCTCAGGGCCATCGAGCTCGACGCCAATCACATTCCCGATGCCGCCATGACGCTGGCTGTCATGGCGCTCTACGCGGACGGCCCCTGCCTGCTGCGCAACATTGCAAGCTGGCGGGTCAAGGAAACTGATCGCATCGACGCCATGGCCCGGGAGCTCCGCAAACTGGGCGCCGTCGTCGAGGACGGCCCTGATTTCCTGCGCGTGCATCCGCTGCGCGAGGCCGACTGGCGTGCCGCGAGCATCCGCACCTACGACGATCATCGGGTGGCGATGTGCTTCTCGCTGGCAGCCTTCAATCCGCGCCGCCTGCCGGTGCGCATCCTCGAGCCGCATTGCGTCGCGAAGACCTTTCCGGACTACTTCGAGACGCTGTTCTCGGTGGCCGAAGCATCCGACGTGCCGGTGATCTGCATCGACGGCCCCACCGCCTCAGGCAAAGGGACGCTGGCGGTCGCCGTGGCGTACCAGTTGGGCTACCACTACCTCGATTCGGGTACGCTTTACCGGGTGACGGGCCTCGCGATGCGCCGCAGTGGACTCGAGGCCGACGCGACACACGAAGCACGCATTGCGGAACTCGCACTCAGCCTGCCCTTGCGCTTCGCCGACGGCAAGGTGCTGTTGGCCGACGAGGACGTCACCGATGCCATCCGCACCGAGGCCGCTGGCATGGACGCGTCCCGCGTCTCCGCCCTGCCGGCCGTGCGGCACGCATTGCTTGCGCTGCAGAAGAGCTTCCGTCGCCTGCCTGGCCTGGTGGCCGATGGCCGCGACATGGGCACAGTCGTGTTTCCCGATGCCGCGCTCAAGGTCTACTTGACCGCGAGTGCTGCGCAGCGTGCGGAACGGCGGCATAAGCAATTGATTTCTAAGGGTATTTCGACTACACTCGCCGGTCTTCGCGCCGACCTCGAAGCGCGTGACCTTCGGGACTCCTCCCGCAGCGTCGCCCCTTTGAAGCCCGCGCCTGATGCCCGCCTCCTGGACAATTCCACTCTTTCGGTCGAGCAATCGGTCGAGCAAGTGCTTGCCTATTGGCAGGAAGTACAGCCTTTCGAGTCTTCTTGA
- a CDS encoding TRAP transporter substrate-binding protein, with protein MIHKFGIALAGLALGAATFAQTKWDLPTAYPATNFHTENITQFVSDVDKATGGKLKITVHANAALFKAPEIKRAVQGGQAQMGEILLVNYQNEWQIFGTDGIPFLADSYDAAWKLYQAQKPALEKKLGEQGIMLLYAVAWPPQGIYVKKEIASAADLKGVKWRAYSPATARIGELVGAQPVTVQQAELSQAMATGVIESYMSSGSTGYDTKTYEYIKNFYDTQAWLPKNAVLVNKKAFDALDKATQDGLLKAGAEAEKRGWEVSKKKNVEYLELLKKNGMTIHPPSAQLKTDMKKVGDTMTKEWLEKAGPEGQAVVDAYRKM; from the coding sequence ATGATTCACAAGTTCGGCATCGCCCTCGCCGGCCTCGCTCTTGGCGCGGCGACCTTCGCACAAACCAAGTGGGACCTGCCCACCGCCTACCCTGCGACCAACTTCCACACCGAAAACATCACGCAGTTCGTGAGCGACGTCGACAAGGCGACCGGCGGCAAGCTCAAGATCACCGTTCATGCGAACGCGGCGCTGTTCAAGGCGCCCGAGATCAAGCGTGCGGTGCAGGGCGGGCAAGCACAAATGGGCGAGATCCTGCTGGTCAACTATCAAAATGAATGGCAGATCTTCGGCACCGACGGCATCCCTTTCCTCGCCGACAGCTATGACGCCGCGTGGAAGCTTTACCAAGCCCAGAAGCCGGCGCTGGAGAAAAAGCTGGGCGAGCAGGGGATCATGCTGCTCTATGCCGTGGCCTGGCCGCCGCAGGGCATCTACGTCAAGAAGGAGATCGCGTCGGCCGCCGACCTCAAGGGCGTGAAGTGGCGCGCGTACAGCCCGGCCACCGCACGCATCGGCGAGCTGGTCGGCGCGCAGCCGGTCACGGTGCAACAGGCCGAGCTGTCGCAAGCCATGGCCACCGGCGTGATCGAGTCCTATATGTCCTCCGGCTCGACCGGTTACGACACCAAGACCTACGAGTACATCAAGAACTTCTACGACACCCAGGCCTGGTTGCCCAAGAATGCGGTCCTGGTGAACAAGAAGGCCTTCGACGCGCTCGACAAGGCCACCCAGGACGGACTGTTGAAGGCCGGCGCCGAGGCCGAGAAGCGCGGCTGGGAAGTGTCGAAGAAGAAGAACGTCGAGTACCTGGAGCTGCTCAAGAAGAACGGCATGACGATCCATCCGCCCTCGGCGCAACTCAAGACCGACATGAAAAAGGTGGGCGACACCATGACCAAGGAATGGCTGGAGAAGGCCGGCCCCGAAGGCCAAGCCGTGGTCGACGCCTACAGGAAGATGTAG
- a CDS encoding TRAP transporter small permease: MRKTLDFLYDSAAALAALFMIGLLVAVLLSIVGRQLHFNIPGLDAYAGYLMAGAGFLALAHTLRRGEHIRVTLVLGRLRDGPRRWLERWATGVAALLAALFAFYSVRLAWQSHTYNDISTGNDATPLWLPQLSMAVGALVFAIAAVDEFLIEWRGRPIKPATAEALRHE, from the coding sequence ATGCGCAAGACGCTCGATTTCCTCTACGACAGCGCCGCCGCCCTGGCGGCGCTTTTCATGATCGGGCTCCTGGTCGCGGTGCTGCTGTCCATCGTCGGGCGGCAATTGCACTTCAACATCCCGGGACTCGACGCCTACGCCGGCTACCTGATGGCAGGTGCCGGTTTCCTGGCGCTGGCCCACACGCTCAGGCGCGGCGAGCACATCCGGGTCACGCTCGTGCTCGGCAGGCTGCGCGATGGACCGCGCCGCTGGCTGGAGCGCTGGGCAACGGGCGTGGCAGCGTTGCTGGCCGCGCTTTTCGCCTTCTACAGCGTACGTCTCGCGTGGCAATCGCACACCTACAACGACATCTCCACGGGCAATGACGCAACACCGCTGTGGCTTCCGCAGCTGAGCATGGCCGTCGGCGCGCTGGTGTTCGCGATTGCTGCAGTCGACGAGTTCCTGATCGAATGGCGCGGCCGGCCGATCAAACCTGCCACTGCCGAGGCGCTTCGCCATGAATGA
- the rpsA gene encoding 30S ribosomal protein S1, whose translation MSESFADLFEESLKRSEMRSGEVITAEVVRVEHNHVVVNAGLKSEAYVPIEEFKNDKGELEVQAGDFVSVAIGSVENGYGDTILSRDTAKRLASWLALEKALESGDFVTGTTSGKVKGGLTVLVNGIRAFLPGSLIDTRPIKDLTPYENKTLEFKVIKLDRKRNNVVLSRRAVVEASMGEERAKLMETLKEGAVVRGVVKNITEYGAFVDLGGIDGLLHITDMAWRRVRHPSEVVQAGQEITAKILKFDTEKNRVSLGLKQMGDDPWMGVSRRYPQGTRLFGKVTNIADYGAFVELEPGIEGLVHVSEMDWTNKNIAPNKIVSLGDEVEVMVLEIDEDKRRISLGMKQCKANPWQEFAQNTKRGDRVKGPIKSITDFGVFVGLAAGIDGLVHLSDLSWNEPGETAVRNYKKGQEVEAIVLAVDVDRERISLGIKQLDSDPFTTFTTVNDKGQIVTGKVKTVDPRGAEIDLGDDIIGYLRASEISRDRVEDARNVLKEGDEVTAVVVNVDRKTRNIQLSIKQKDLADEQGAMANLSQQSARENAGTTSLGALLRAKLDSNNEK comes from the coding sequence ATGTCTGAATCTTTTGCCGACCTGTTCGAAGAGTCCCTGAAGCGTTCCGAAATGCGCAGCGGCGAGGTCATCACGGCCGAAGTCGTGCGCGTCGAGCACAACCACGTCGTGGTCAACGCCGGCCTCAAGTCCGAGGCCTACGTCCCGATCGAGGAGTTCAAGAACGACAAGGGCGAACTCGAAGTCCAGGCCGGCGATTTCGTCTCCGTCGCCATCGGCAGCGTCGAGAACGGCTATGGCGACACCATCCTCTCGCGCGATACCGCCAAGCGCCTGGCCTCGTGGCTTGCGCTCGAGAAGGCGCTCGAATCCGGCGACTTCGTCACCGGCACGACGAGCGGCAAGGTCAAGGGCGGCCTGACCGTCCTGGTCAACGGCATCCGTGCCTTCCTGCCTGGCTCGCTGATCGACACCCGTCCGATCAAGGACCTGACGCCCTACGAAAACAAGACCCTCGAATTCAAGGTCATCAAGCTCGACCGCAAGCGCAACAACGTGGTGCTCTCGCGCCGCGCCGTGGTCGAGGCCAGCATGGGCGAAGAGCGCGCCAAGCTGATGGAGACCCTGAAGGAAGGCGCAGTCGTGCGCGGCGTGGTCAAGAACATTACCGAGTACGGTGCGTTCGTCGACCTCGGCGGCATTGACGGCCTGCTGCACATCACCGACATGGCTTGGCGCCGCGTTCGCCACCCGAGCGAGGTGGTGCAGGCCGGCCAGGAAATCACCGCAAAGATCCTCAAGTTCGACACCGAGAAGAACCGCGTCTCCCTGGGCCTCAAGCAAATGGGCGACGACCCCTGGATGGGCGTCTCGCGCCGCTACCCGCAGGGCACGCGCCTGTTCGGCAAGGTCACCAACATTGCCGACTACGGCGCCTTCGTCGAGCTCGAACCCGGCATCGAGGGCTTGGTGCACGTCTCCGAAATGGACTGGACCAACAAGAACATTGCCCCCAACAAGATCGTCTCGCTGGGCGACGAAGTCGAAGTCATGGTCCTCGAGATCGACGAAGACAAGCGCCGCATCAGCCTGGGCATGAAGCAGTGCAAGGCCAATCCCTGGCAGGAATTCGCGCAGAACACCAAGCGCGGCGACCGCGTCAAGGGTCCGATCAAGTCGATCACCGACTTCGGCGTGTTCGTTGGGCTGGCTGCAGGCATCGACGGCCTGGTGCACCTGTCCGACCTCTCGTGGAACGAGCCCGGCGAAACCGCCGTGCGCAACTACAAGAAGGGCCAGGAAGTCGAAGCCATCGTGCTGGCCGTGGACGTCGATCGCGAGCGCATCAGCCTCGGCATCAAGCAGCTCGACAGCGACCCCTTCACCACCTTCACCACGGTGAATGACAAGGGTCAGATCGTCACTGGCAAGGTCAAGACCGTCGACCCGCGCGGCGCCGAGATCGACCTGGGGGACGACATCATCGGCTACCTGCGCGCCAGCGAGATCTCCCGCGACCGCGTGGAAGATGCCCGCAACGTGCTCAAGGAAGGCGACGAGGTCACGGCCGTGGTCGTCAATGTGGATCGCAAGACCCGCAACATCCAGCTGTCGATCAAGCAGAAGGACCTGGCCGACGAGCAAGGCGCGATGGCCAACCTGAGCCAGCAGTCGGCACGCGAGAACGCCGGCACGACCAGCCTGGGCGCCCTGCTGCGCGCCAAGCTCGACAGCAACAACGAAAAGTAA
- the crcB gene encoding fluoride efflux transporter CrcB, with product MLLHVIAICAGASVGALCRWGLNVGLGAGSLPWGTLASNLIGGYLIGIAVALFQALPQLDPAWRLLLITGFLGGLTTFSSFSAEVVAMLMNERVGLALGTAALHVGGSLLLTWLGIRTVQQFSA from the coding sequence ATGCTGCTGCACGTCATCGCCATCTGCGCAGGCGCCTCAGTCGGTGCGCTTTGCCGTTGGGGGCTCAACGTCGGGCTCGGCGCAGGCTCGCTGCCCTGGGGCACGCTCGCATCCAACCTGATCGGCGGCTACCTGATCGGCATCGCGGTCGCGCTGTTCCAGGCACTGCCGCAGCTCGATCCCGCCTGGCGCCTGCTGCTCATCACTGGCTTCCTCGGCGGCCTCACCACCTTCTCCAGCTTCTCTGCCGAAGTCGTCGCGATGCTGATGAACGAGCGCGTTGGGCTCGCGCTGGGCACCGCGGCGCTGCACGTCGGCGGTTCGCTCCTTCTTACCTGGCTCGGCATCCGCACGGTGCAGCAATTCAGCGCCTGA
- a CDS encoding integration host factor subunit beta: protein MTRSDLVEELAARFAQLTHRDAEYAVKTILDAMSDALVRGHRIEIRGFGSFTVNRRPPRIGRNPRSGESVQIPEKRVPHFKPGKALREAVDLRTAELDAEQRRREG from the coding sequence ATGACTCGTTCAGACCTTGTTGAGGAATTAGCCGCCCGCTTCGCGCAACTCACGCACCGCGACGCCGAATACGCCGTCAAGACCATTCTTGACGCGATGAGCGACGCGCTGGTGCGCGGGCACCGCATCGAGATCCGCGGCTTCGGCAGCTTCACGGTGAACCGGCGTCCGCCACGCATCGGGCGCAATCCGCGTTCGGGTGAAAGCGTGCAGATCCCTGAGAAGCGGGTGCCGCACTTCAAGCCGGGCAAGGCCCTGCGCGAGGCGGTCGATTTGCGCACCGCGGAGCTGGATGCCGAGCAGCGTCGGCGCGAAGGCTGA
- the lapB gene encoding lipopolysaccharide assembly protein LapB — MDFDFSWLLLGLPLAFILGWLASRFDLRQLRIENLQAPKAYFRGLNFLLNEQQDQAIDAFIEAVQNDPDTQELHFALGNLFRRRGEYQRAVRVHEHLLGRGDLTRADRDRAQHALAQDFLRAGLLDRAEAALQKLEGTRYENEARLALLAIYERSREWTQAAAVAHKLDEAEQASYRVRRAHHLCEQAAEQVAAGDTQAAAQLLEQAVALAPQAPRPAIDTAALQLRNGDSAGAYNTLAALCETAPLALPLYATMLQQAAVASQRGGEALLILQRRYAESPSIDVLEAIMGLGGTPVLPDQTAAEFPLLPEPRDGYIVHLNHQPSLVAAARWLAGERFANEQYHPPVQRALDQATRPLMRYRCAACGFEAHQHFWHCPGCQAWDSYPPRRVEEL, encoded by the coding sequence ATGGACTTTGATTTCAGCTGGCTGCTGCTTGGCCTGCCGCTCGCCTTCATCCTGGGTTGGCTTGCTTCCCGTTTCGACCTTCGTCAGCTGCGCATCGAGAACCTCCAGGCGCCCAAGGCCTACTTTCGGGGTCTCAACTTCCTCCTGAACGAGCAGCAGGACCAAGCCATCGACGCCTTCATCGAGGCCGTGCAGAACGACCCCGACACGCAGGAACTGCATTTCGCGCTCGGAAACCTGTTTCGCCGCCGCGGCGAATACCAGCGTGCCGTGCGCGTGCACGAGCACTTGCTCGGCCGGGGCGACCTGACCCGCGCCGACCGCGACCGGGCGCAGCACGCGCTGGCGCAGGACTTCCTGCGCGCCGGCCTGCTCGACCGCGCCGAGGCCGCCCTCCAGAAACTCGAAGGCACTCGCTATGAAAACGAGGCCCGGCTGGCGCTGCTTGCCATCTACGAGCGCTCGCGCGAGTGGACACAGGCCGCTGCCGTCGCGCACAAGCTCGACGAGGCCGAGCAGGCCAGCTACCGCGTGCGCCGTGCGCACCACCTGTGCGAACAGGCCGCCGAGCAGGTGGCTGCCGGGGATACCCAGGCGGCGGCCCAGCTGCTGGAGCAGGCAGTGGCGCTGGCGCCGCAAGCGCCGCGGCCGGCCATCGACACCGCCGCACTGCAGCTGCGCAACGGCGATTCGGCCGGGGCCTACAACACGCTTGCCGCCCTGTGCGAGACCGCGCCGCTGGCGCTGCCGCTCTACGCCACGATGCTTCAGCAGGCGGCAGTCGCGTCGCAGCGTGGTGGCGAGGCACTGCTCATCCTGCAGCGCCGCTATGCAGAGTCGCCTTCCATCGACGTCCTCGAAGCCATCATGGGGCTGGGCGGCACCCCGGTGCTGCCGGACCAAACGGCGGCAGAGTTCCCGCTCCTCCCGGAGCCGCGCGACGGCTACATCGTCCACCTGAACCACCAACCCTCACTGGTTGCGGCCGCGCGCTGGCTGGCAGGTGAGCGCTTCGCAAACGAGCAGTACCACCCGCCCGTGCAGCGGGCGCTCGACCAAGCTACGCGGCCGCTGATGCGCTATCGCTGCGCCGCCTGCGGCTTCGAGGCGCACCAGCATTTTTGGCATTGCCCCGGCTGCCAGGCCTGGGACAGCTACCCACCGCGGCGCGTGGAAGAGCTCTGA
- a CDS encoding LapA family protein: MKYLLWLLKAAIFFTLFAFALNNQHDATVYFFFGTSWRAPLVLVVLAAFAGGLVVGALGMLPGWWKHRSAAAQLPGPAAPAAATGAASALPTSTADLPAVRQHGL, from the coding sequence ATGAAATATCTCCTATGGCTGCTCAAGGCAGCCATTTTTTTTACCCTCTTCGCTTTCGCGCTGAACAATCAGCACGACGCCACCGTCTACTTCTTCTTCGGCACTTCATGGCGGGCTCCGCTGGTGCTGGTAGTGCTCGCCGCCTTTGCCGGCGGGCTGGTGGTCGGCGCACTCGGCATGCTGCCGGGGTGGTGGAAGCACCGCAGCGCGGCCGCCCAGCTGCCTGGCCCCGCCGCACCTGCCGCCGCCACAGGCGCCGCGTCTGCCCTCCCGACTTCCACCGCCGATCTGCCCGCCGTACGCCAACATGGACTTTGA
- a CDS encoding TRAP transporter large permease produces MNDIAVAGLLIATLFLILGSGVWIGLTLSGVAWIGMQLFSARPAGDAMAVTIWGSASGWTLTALPLFLWMGEVLFRTRLSQDMFKGLAPWMQRLPGRLLHTNVAGCAVFAAVSGSSAATCATIGKMTLPELKRRGYPDDMVIGTLAGAGTLGLLIPPSIIMIVYGVSADVSIAKLFIAGVVPGILLAVLFSGYIAVWALMNPQRVPPPDPPMSFAQKLRASLSLIPVALLILAVLGSIYAGIATATEAAAVGVVGALVISAVQGSLNWQTFRDSLLGATRLYCMMALILAGAAFLTLAMGYIGLPRHLAEWIGSLGLSKFQLVMMLAVFYIVLGCFLDGISMVVLTMGVVMPTVLAAGIDPLWFGIFIVLVVELAQITPPVGFNLFVLQGMTGKDLLYIARVTLPMFVLMVVAVLIVYFAPDLVTWLPRQMAP; encoded by the coding sequence ATGAATGACATCGCCGTCGCCGGGCTGCTGATCGCCACGCTCTTCCTCATTCTCGGAAGCGGCGTGTGGATCGGGCTGACGCTCTCGGGCGTCGCATGGATCGGCATGCAGCTCTTCTCTGCCCGTCCCGCAGGCGACGCCATGGCCGTGACCATCTGGGGTTCGGCCTCGGGCTGGACGCTCACCGCACTGCCGCTCTTCCTCTGGATGGGCGAGGTGCTCTTTCGCACCCGTTTGTCGCAGGACATGTTCAAGGGCCTGGCTCCGTGGATGCAACGCCTGCCGGGCCGGCTGCTGCACACCAACGTGGCGGGCTGCGCCGTGTTCGCCGCAGTCTCCGGTTCGAGCGCCGCCACCTGTGCAACCATCGGCAAGATGACACTGCCGGAACTCAAGCGGCGCGGCTACCCGGACGACATGGTGATCGGCACCCTGGCAGGCGCCGGGACGCTGGGCCTGCTCATCCCGCCCTCCATCATCATGATCGTCTACGGCGTGAGCGCAGACGTGTCGATCGCCAAGCTCTTCATCGCTGGCGTGGTGCCCGGGATCCTGCTGGCGGTGCTGTTCTCGGGCTACATCGCCGTGTGGGCGCTGATGAATCCGCAGCGCGTGCCGCCACCTGATCCGCCGATGTCCTTTGCACAGAAGCTGCGCGCGTCGCTGAGTCTGATCCCGGTCGCGCTGCTGATCCTCGCGGTGCTGGGCTCGATTTATGCAGGCATTGCCACTGCCACGGAGGCGGCCGCCGTCGGCGTCGTCGGGGCCTTGGTGATATCGGCGGTGCAGGGCTCGCTCAATTGGCAGACTTTCAGGGACTCGCTGCTGGGCGCTACGCGCCTGTACTGCATGATGGCGCTGATCCTCGCCGGCGCTGCCTTCCTCACGCTCGCCATGGGGTACATCGGCCTGCCGCGCCATCTCGCCGAATGGATCGGCTCGCTCGGGCTGTCGAAGTTTCAGCTCGTGATGATGCTGGCAGTGTTCTACATCGTGCTCGGCTGCTTTCTCGACGGCATCTCGATGGTCGTGCTGACCATGGGCGTTGTCATGCCGACGGTGCTTGCTGCAGGCATCGATCCGCTCTGGTTCGGAATCTTCATCGTGCTGGTGGTCGAGCTGGCGCAGATCACTCCGCCGGTGGGCTTCAACCTCTTCGTGTTGCAGGGGATGACGGGCAAGGACCTGCTCTACATCGCACGCGTGACCCTGCCGATGTTCGTGCTGATGGTGGTCGCGGTGCTGATCGTTTATTTCGCTCCCGACCTGGTCACCTGGCTGCCGCGGCAGATGGCGCCCTGA